The Methanocella arvoryzae MRE50 DNA window ATTAGCTCCAACCTGATCGCGTTCACGCTAAATGATAGAATCCTGCCGGAGATCGTGGAGGCATACCTGAACAGCCCTTATGGTCAGCGAGAACTGAGGGCAAGAGCAAGCGGTTCAACTATGCCTGGGCTGAACACCAGAACGCTACTCGAAGTGGCTGTGCCAGTACCTCCTCCGGATAAGCAGGCGAGTATTGCCGGGTACCTGAGACTGGCACGGGAACGCAGGAAACTACTGGATAGAGAGCAGATGATCTTAGAACAGCTAAAAAATACTATTATAGGAGATGTCATGGAATGAGCGAGAAACTGACGTTTGAGACGATGAAGGCAAAGGTCTGGGAGGCTGCCGATATTCTGCGAGGCTCCATAGACTCGGCAGACTACAAGAATTACATCTTCGGCATGCTGTTCCTGAAGAGGCTGTCCGATGTATTCGAGGAAGAGGCGGAGAAGATCGAGAAGGAGACTGGCGACAAAGACGCCGCCTGGAACGATCCTGACGAGCACCAGTTCTTCGTGCCAGAAAAGGCCCGCTGGTCGGAGCTCAAGAAATCGTCTTCCAATATCGGCGACAAGCTGAACAAAGCTTGTGAGGCCATCGAAGATAAAAACAACGTCCTCGAAGGGCTGCTCGCCTCGATCGACTTCAACACAGACAAGCTCGGCGAACCCAAGCAGCGCGACGCCACGCTCTCCCAGCTCATCCAGCACTTCTCCAAAATCCCCATGCGGAACTCCGACTTTGCCGAGCCCGACATGCTAGGCAGGGTCTACGAGTACCTGATAGAAAAGTTCGCCGATGATGCCGGCAAGAAGGGCGGAGAATTCTATACACCACGGATGGTAGTTAAGCTCATCGTCGAATTGTTAGAGCCGAAAGAGGGGATGCGCATTTGTGACCCTACCTGCGGCTCTGGCGGCATGCTCATCGAATCGGCCCACTACGTAGAGCAGCATGGCGGCAACTCCAAGAACCTATCGCTATTCGGCCAGGAGAAGAACATCGGCACCTGGGGCATCTGTAAGATGAACATGGTTCTCCACGGCTATGTCGATGTAAACATTGAGAAGGGCGACACGATCAGAGACCCCAAGCACGTCAAGGACGGACAGCTGATGCTATTCGATCGCGTCATAGCAAACCCCCCGTTCAGCCTCGATAAATGGGGCCGGGAGGAAGCGGAAAAGGATGGCTTTGGCCGATTCAGCTACGGCATACCGCCCAAGACCAAGGGCGACTTCGCCTTCGTTGAGCACATGATCGCCACCCTTAACAGCAAAGGCAAGCTCGGCGTAGTTGTTCCCCACGGTGTTTTATTCAGAGGAGCGGCCGAGGGCAAAATCCGGGAAGGCATCATCAAAGACGACCTCATCGAGGCGATCATAGGCTTGCCGACAAACCTCTTTTATGGGACAGGCATTCCCGCAGCTATCCTAATTATGAACAGGGATAAGCCCGCCGAGAGAAAGGGCAAGATCATCATCGTCAACGCCGTCGATGAGTATCAGGAGGGCAAGAACCAGAACTATCTCCGAGATCAGGATATAGAGAAGATCGTCCGAGCTGTCAGGGAATATATTGATATTGACAAGTATAGTAGGATTGTCTCATTGGACGAGATCAAGGAGAACGACTACAACCTCAACATTTCCCGGTATGTCGACACTACTATGGAAGAGCCTCCGATCGATATTAAGGCTGTGCTGAAAGAGCTGAAGGAGATCGAGGTGCGACGTGCGGAGATCGGGAAGAAGATGGATGCTTACCTTAAGGAGCTGGGGTATGTCGAGTAATGGGGATACAAAGGCTCTATCCTATTATCTCGAACATAGAAAAACAGATGATGGGTACAAAGAAACGCCGATGGGACGAATACCGGAAGAGTGGAGCATCGTAAGTATAAAGAACATAGTTGAGAAAACAGAGCAGATCGACCCTCAAAAACAGCCTGACAAGTATTTCAAATATATAGATGTCTCAAGCGTCTCTAATGAGAGTTTAAAGGTTGTATCTGTAAACGAGTTTAAAGGAATAAATGCTCCAAGTCGTGCTCGGAGAATAGTACGAACCGACGATATTATCTTTGCAACCATACGACCGAATCTGAAAAGAGTAGCCATAATATGTGATGATCTAGAAGGTCAACTATGCTCAACAGCATTTTGTGTACTTCGGTGTATGAAAAACATTGCAG harbors:
- a CDS encoding restriction endonuclease subunit S, coding for MSIGNLVVSVKSGISSYYTNGGDLVVPMVNIKDLQDGNIITRSVDKVKIKDTKLLAKNILSKDDIVVSIKGQNYKAAVAGSEHEGYAISSNLIAFTLNDRILPEIVEAYLNSPYGQRELRARASGSTMPGLNTRTLLEVAVPVPPPDKQASIAGYLRLARERRKLLDREQMILEQLKNTIIGDVME
- a CDS encoding type I restriction-modification system subunit M; translation: MSEKLTFETMKAKVWEAADILRGSIDSADYKNYIFGMLFLKRLSDVFEEEAEKIEKETGDKDAAWNDPDEHQFFVPEKARWSELKKSSSNIGDKLNKACEAIEDKNNVLEGLLASIDFNTDKLGEPKQRDATLSQLIQHFSKIPMRNSDFAEPDMLGRVYEYLIEKFADDAGKKGGEFYTPRMVVKLIVELLEPKEGMRICDPTCGSGGMLIESAHYVEQHGGNSKNLSLFGQEKNIGTWGICKMNMVLHGYVDVNIEKGDTIRDPKHVKDGQLMLFDRVIANPPFSLDKWGREEAEKDGFGRFSYGIPPKTKGDFAFVEHMIATLNSKGKLGVVVPHGVLFRGAAEGKIREGIIKDDLIEAIIGLPTNLFYGTGIPAAILIMNRDKPAERKGKIIIVNAVDEYQEGKNQNYLRDQDIEKIVRAVREYIDIDKYSRIVSLDEIKENDYNLNISRYVDTTMEEPPIDIKAVLKELKEIEVRRAEIGKKMDAYLKELGYVE